In Brachypodium distachyon strain Bd21 chromosome 2, Brachypodium_distachyon_v3.0, whole genome shotgun sequence, one genomic interval encodes:
- the LOC100826838 gene encoding uncharacterized protein LOC100826838: MLLLQPPRFLPLPRCRLAGRRRRRAPAPALAFHSQWKLPDVDTDAVQERVRSWLSKARGAVVDAAHAARDRGKHKEEAEGRTKQRKEEVEEQAVFMVPEITVERRVGRGWLSLDAVVAIEQFARLNGLTGRKLQRIFKALAHEHVHSDARSLVEYCCFRYLSRDNSSFHPSLREVAFQRLIFVTMLAWKDPYDEDNDPHSSLENYSVLGRLVGEDAFVRIAPAVAGVADVSTAHHLFRALVGTEKGLTLDLWTTYLGELLKVHHGRQTHKIGDNFLSDEQVLCIGSSRKRPVLKWEQNTAWPGHLTLTNKALYFEAIGLAGMKKPLRLDLTDHNTRVQKAKVGPFGSRLFDSAVSVSSGSMSNEWTLEFVDFGGEMRRDVWLAFINEIISVYKFIREFGPSDDDPAIHHVYGAHRGKKRAVSSAANSIARLQSLQFIRRLHEDPAKLVQFSYLSGAPFGDVVLQTLAVKFWSGKLNANSKVANQRSPQRHKHSEGSSSGQSHVLDIDGSVYLGKWMTSPSWASSHSVSFWRGSSVKHGVILNKSLVVADKSLVEKAMVACQEKSKVVEKTHATIVAATIEGIPSNIDLFKELLLPFAIMAEKFNELKRWENPRSTVCFLLLVYTIIFRNMISYIFPFTLMAMSLSMLALKGLKEQGRLGRSFGQVTIRDQPPSNTIQKIVALKEAMASVENYLQHLNVSLLKMRTIFLAGQPEVTTQVALVLLASSAVLLVFPFKYVLAFFTLDLFTRELEFRRETVAAFRRLVKERWESIHATPVTVLPYEGGENGNRTLPARASGQTESKGVQDQSSDTYVNSSSTGIRTS; encoded by the exons ATGCTCCTGCTCCAGCCCCCTCGCTTCCTGCCGCTCCCACGATgccgcctcgccggccgccgccgccgccgcgctcccgcGCCGGCCCTCGCCTTCCACTCCCAGTGGAAGCTCCCCGACGTCGACACCG ATGCGGTGCAGGAGCGGGTGCGGTCGTGGCTCTCCAAGGCGCGGGGCGCGGTCGTCGACGCCGCGCATGCGGCGCGGGACAGGGGGAAGcacaaggaggaggccgaggggAGGACGAAGCAGcggaaggaggaggtggaggagcaaGCGGTCTTCATGGTGCCGGAAATCACCGTGGAGCGGCGAGTCGGCCGTGGATGGCTCTCCCTCGACGCCGTTGTCGCCATCGAGCAATTTGCTAG GTTGAATGGGTTGACTGGGCGGAAGTTGCAGCGGATCTTTAAAGCACTCGCTCATGAGCATGTCCATAGTGATGCTCGAAGTCTAGTTGAATATTGCTGCTTCCGGTACTTGTCGAGAGATAACTCCAGCTTTCATCCAAGTTTGAGG GAGGTTGCATTTCAAAGGCTTATCTTTGTCACTATGCTTGCATGGAAAGATCCATATGATGAAGACAATGATCCACATTCTTCACTAGAAAACTACTCTGTACTG GGAAGACTTGTTGGAGAAGACGCCTTTGTTCGCATTGCTCCCGCCGTGGCAGGTGTTGCTGATGTTTCAACCGCTCATCATCTCTTTAGGGCCCTTGTTGGCACGGAAAAGGGACTTACATTGGATCTGTGGACAACATACCTTGGTGAACTTTTGAA GGTTCATCATGGGAGGCAAACACATAAAATTGGAGATAATTTTCTGTCTGACGAGCAAGTCCTGTGCATCGGTTCTAGTAGAAAGAGACCTGTTTTAAAATGGGAGCAAAACACTGCATGGCCTGGACACTTAACCTTGACCAACAAGGCACTCTATTTTGAG GCCATTGGACTGGCAGGTATGAAGAAACCATTGAGGCTTGACCTTACAGATCATAATACAAGGGTTCAGAAAGCAAAGGTTGGACCATTCGGATCCAGGCTATTTGACTCTGCTGTATCTGTTTCATCTGGCTCAAT GTCAAATGAGTGGACATTAGAGTTTGTTGATTTTGGCGGAGAGATGAGACGAGATGTATGGCTTGCATTCATCAATGAAATTATCTCTGTGTATAAGTTCATTCGTGAATTTGGACCAAGTGATGATGATCCAGCCATTCATCATGTATATGGTGCCCACAGAGGTAAGAAAAGAGCTGTTAGTAGTGCAGCAAACAGTATCGCAAGGCTTCAATCTCTGCAATTCATACGAAGATTACACGAGGATCCAGCTAAATTAGTACAGTTCTCCTACCTATCGGGTGCACCATTTGGGGATGTTGTTCTTCAGACCCTAGCAGTGAAGTTCTGGAGTGGAAAACTAAATGCAAATTCCAAAGTAGCAAATCAAAGATCTCCTCAAAGGCATAAACATTCCGAAGGCTCATCTAGTGGTCAGTCACATGTTCTTGACATAGACGGTAGTGTGTATTTAGGCAAGTGGATGACGTCTCCAAGCTGGGCGTCCAGCCATTCAGTCAGTTTTTGGAGAGGCTCTTCAGTCAAGCATGGTGTAATATTGAATAAATCATTAGTTGTAGCTGATAAAAGTCTAGTAGAGAAGGCGATGGTTGCCTGTCAAGAGAAGAGCAAAGTAGTTGAGAAGACACACGCTACAATTGTTGCTGCTACTATTGAAGGTATTCCAAGCAATATTGACCTCTTCAAG GAACTTCTACTTCCCTTTGCAATAATGGCTGAAAAATTCAACGAACTTAAGCGCTGGGAGAATCCGCGTTCAACCGTTTGTTTTCTACTATTAGTTTATACCATTATTTTCAG GAACATGATCTCTTATATTTTCCCATTTACCTTGATGGCGATGTCCCTTTCCATGCTTGCCCTGAAAGGGCTGAAAGAACAAGGCCGGCTGGGCAGATCTTTTGGCCAAGTGACAATAAGGGATCAACCACCTTCCAACACAATTCAAAAGATAGTAGCTCTTAAAGAGGCAATGGCCTCGGTGGAAAATTATCTCCAGCACCTCAACGTCTCTCTTCTGAAGATGCgcacaatttttttagcaGGCCAACCTGAG GTAACAACTCAGGTCGCTCTTGTTCTTCTAGCTTCCTCTGCCGTTCTTCTCGTGTTTCCTTTCAAATACGTCCTTGCCTTCTTCACActtgatctcttcacaagggAGCTAGAGTTCCGTAGGGAAACGGTAGCAGCGTTCAGAAGGTTAGTTAAGGAACGCTGGGAGTCGATACACGCTACCCCTGTGACAGTGTTGCCATACGAGGGTGGCGAAAACGGCAACAGGACACTACCTGCAAGAGCTTCCGGGCAGACAGAATCTAAAGGCGTGCAAGACCAAAGCAGTGACACTTATGTGAACTCAAGTAGTACTGGAATCCGCACCTCGTGA
- the LOC104582906 gene encoding protein ANTAGONIST OF LIKE HETEROCHROMATIN PROTEIN 1-like → MSIKVASHGLLPVELNGGNQKSGDENEAKLEPEPTEVDRRGTGGLSKRHARHNTGAGNDDASPQQQGRLWAKDRSGTWWMQCNNPDYLEAKFRSHFRMGQDTFDMICRELGSVVAKEDTRLRPAIPVRKRVAICIWRLATGESYRAISDRFGLGVSTCHKIVLQVCAAIKNTLMPRFIRWPDRAPAFEGSFESISGIPNIISAMYTTHIPIIAPAPQFKPMSYYNNFQTERIKKTSYSIILQGVVGPDGTLTDICIGWPGSMTDDEVLKNSSLQQRGNSGMMAGSWVAGGSNYPLMDWLLVPYTVQNLTDAQHAFNEKVTKLRHVAVDAFARLKGRWACLQKRTEVKIDDLPAVIICEVNGEEMDLELRCDVIDDEIMPKNLVCSESASKARDKIAHKLFYHDLGDTTF, encoded by the coding sequence ATGTCCATCAAGGTTGCAAGCCACGGTCTCCTTCCCGTCGAGCTCAATGGGGGAAACCAAAAGAGTGGTGATGAGAATGAGGCCAAGTTGGAGCCTGAACCAACTGAAGTGGATCGGAGAGGGACTGGTGGGTTGTCTAAGAGGCATGCCCGCCACAATACCGGAGCTGGGAATGATGACGCCTCACCTCAACAACAGGGGAGGCTGTGGGCAAAGGATCGGTCGGGCACGTGGTGGATGCAGTGCAACAACCCTGATTACCTGGAAGCCAAATTCCGCAGCCATTTCCGGATGGGTCAGGACACCTTTGACATGATTTGTCGTGAGTTGGGCTCTGTCGTTGCCAAGGAGGACACCCGACTTCGCCCCGCCATTCCCGTACGAAAGCGTGTTGCCATCTGCATCTGGCGCCTCGCCACTGGTGAGTCCTACCGAGCCATCTCTGACCGCTTCGGCCTTGGCGTCTCTACCTGTCACAAGATCGTACTCCAGGTCTGTGCCGCCATAAAAAATACGCTCATGCCCCGCTTTATTCGTTGGCCTGACAGGGCCCCTGCCTTCGAGGGCAGCTTTGAGTCCATCTCTGGCATCCCGAACATCATCAGTGCCATGTATACCACCCACATCCCAATCATCGCGCCAGCACCACAATTCAAACCCATGTCTTACTACAATAATTTTCAGACGGAGCGCATCAAAAAGACTTCCTACTCCATCATCCTCCAGGGGGTCGTTGGCCCTGACGGCACTTTAACTGATATATGCATTGGTTGGCCTGGCTCCATGACCGATGATGAGGTCCTTAAAAATTCATCTCTGCAGCAACGCGGCAACAGTGGCATGATGGCTGGCTCCTGGGTGGCTGGCGGCTCTAACTACCCCCTGATGGATTGGCTTCTCGTCCCATACACGGTCCAAAACCTGACGGACGCACAACACGCCTTCAACGAGAAGGTCACAAAGCTCCGTCACGTGGCCGTGGACGCCTTTGCACGGCTCAAGGGACGGTGGGCGTGCCTGCAAAAGCGCACAGAGGTGAAGATTGATGACCTCCCTGCCGTAATCATATGTGAGGTGAACGGGGAGGAGATGGATCTGGAGCTGCGATGTGATGTCATCGACGATGAGATTATGCCAAAGAACCTTGTGTGTTCTGAGAGCGCCAGCAAGGCTAGAGACAAGATCGCACACAAGCTCTTCTATCATGACCTGGGTGATACCACCTTTTGA
- the LOC100841430 gene encoding protein ALP1-like: protein MPNYRPNHHTNDEPKVGDRGDSRGGGGDCSDANKKRSISNKLTSISASRNDLPLVKLDDGNKKNGDEDEVMMEPQPTREDGGETGMFSKQHTSHNVRVEGIDASLRQQRQVWRNDQPVTWWKQCISPDYPDTKFRSHFRMCRETFDMICDELGSAIAKEDTPSRPAIPVCQRVAVCIWRLATGDAFHVISNRFGLANSTCQKIVLEVCVAIESILMPRFIRWPGQATALEASFKAISGIPNVIGSMYTTHISIIAPRFFPLHYCNHICIRGSFYSIIFQGVVDPDGTFIHVSIGWPGSMSDDRVVDQSHLSHLYGNDAMAGSWVVGGTNYPLNDWLLVPYTHQNLTREQQIFNENVTKLNHVAKDAFARLKGRWACLQKRADVNIKNFVLMAGACSVLHNICEVNKEEMDPELQCHVLDDKIVPKNLVRSESASKARDKIAHNLFHRDLDGSTMW from the coding sequence ATGCCCAATTATCGACCCAACCATCATACCAACGATGAACCTAAGGTAGGCGATAGAGGTGATagtcgtggtggtggtggtgactgTAGTGACGCAAACAAGAAGAGGTCTATCTCCAACAAACTCACCTCCATCAGTGCTTCAAGAAATGATCTTCCCCTCGTCAAGCTCGACGATGGAAACAAAAAGAACGGTGATGAGGATGAGGTCATGATGGAGCCTCAGCCAACTCGTGAAGATGGGGGTGAGACTGGTATGTTTTCCAAGCAGCACACAAGCCACAATGTCAGAGTTGAGGGCATTGATGCCTCACTTAGACAACAACGACAAGTGTGGAGGAATGACCAACCGGTCACGTGGTGGAAGCAATGCATCAGCCCTGACTACCCAGATACCAAATTTCGGAGCCACTTCAGGATGTGTAGGGAAACCTTTGACATGATTTGTGATGAGTTAGGCTCTGCCATCGCCAAGGAGGACACCCCATCTCGCCCCGCCATCCCCGTGTGCCAGCGCGTGGCTGTTTGCATATGGCGTCTAGCCACAGGTGATGCCTTCCATGTCATCTCTAACCGCTTCGGCCTTGCCAACTCTACATGCCAGAAGATCGTCCTGGAAGTGTGTGTCGCCATAGAAAGCATACTCATGCCCCGATTTATTCGGTGGCCTGGCCAAGCCACCGCCCTCGAGGCCAGCTTTAAGGCCATCTCTGGCATCCCAAATGTCATTGGTTCCATGTATACCACCCACATCTCAATCATTGCACCACGGTTCTTCCCCCTTCATTACTGCAATCATATTTGCATCCGTGGGTCTTTCTACTCCATCATCTTCCAGGGGGTCGTTGACCCCGACGGCACTTTCATCCATGTAAGCATCGGTTGGCCTGGTTCCATGTCCGATGATAGGGTCGTCGACCAGTCGCACCTGTCACATCTCTACGGCAACGATGCGATGGCTGGCTCCTGGGTGGTTGGTGGTACTAACTACCCGTTGAATGACTGGCTTCTCGTCCCATACACACACCAAAACCTGACAAGGGAACAACAAATCTTCAATGAGAATGTCACGAAGCTCAATCATGTGGCCAAGGATGCCTTTGCTCGACTCAAGGGACGGTGGGCATGCCTGCAGAAGCGCGCAGACGTGAACATCAAGAACTTCGTTCTCATGGCAGGTGCATGTAGTGTGTTGCACAACATATGTGAGGTGAACAAAGAGGAGATGGATCCAGAGTTGCAGTGCCATGTCCTCGACGACAAGATTGTGCCAAAAAACCTTGTCCGTTCTGAGAGCGCAAGCAAGGCTAGAGACAAGATCGCACACAACCTCTTCCATCGTGACCTGGATGGCAGCACCATGTGGTGA